One genomic window of Arachis stenosperma cultivar V10309 chromosome 10, arast.V10309.gnm1.PFL2, whole genome shotgun sequence includes the following:
- the LOC130955036 gene encoding probable cellulose synthase A catalytic subunit 3 [UDP-forming], whose protein sequence is MERNLGLVAGSHNSNEFIIIRQDGDFLRDEWEGLCGEVCQLCGEEIGVTEDGDLFVACNECAFPVCRNCYHYERREGTQLCPQCKTRYKRLKGCARVEGDEEEDDIDDLENEFEQEMHVTMPPEDDETSQEHHHRALVPSYMMSKEMIGLQSRAMDPSKDLAAYGYGSVAWKERMELWKQRQQRLEEAHNHHQNHASPDDDTEFSLMDEARQPLSRKMGIPSSKMNPYRMMIIIRLVVVAFYFHYRVTHPVENAYALWLVSVICEVWFTLAWILHQFPKWFPVQRETYLDRLSLRFEKEGEGSESELSAIDIFVSTVDPQKEAPLVTANTVLSVLAVDYPADKVSCYVSDDGAAMLTFEALSETSEFAKKWVPFCNKFNVEPRAPESYFAEKINYLQDKVHPSFVKERRAMKREYEEFRVRMNCLVAKAGKVPEEGWTMQDGTPWPGNTIRDHPGMIQVFLGKSGGHDKDGNELPRLVYVSREKRPTFNHHTKAGALNSLVRVSAVLSNAPFVLNLDYDNYINNSKAIREAMCFMMDPLLGQRVCFVQFSHRFTNNHANDDDSYHNQTAAFTDVKMKGLDGIQGPTCIGVGCVLRRQALYGYDAPRRKKGPRRTCNCWSKCCCCCGWCCMGKKKKKKCNKESSHRKVHSEASIHHSALNSIQHVTPRTEGEISGPITEEKLAKKFGQSPIFIASTQLGDGEAVKHGSLASLLTEAIHVISCGYEEKTEWGKEIGWIYGSVTEDILTGFKMHCHGWKSIYCIPERAAFRVLGPRNLANYMQQVFESALGSIEIFMSKHCPLWHGYGGGLKWLERISYVNSMLSPFTSIPLLAYCTLPAVCLLTDKFIIPQLSSIAGMWFLSLFICIFTTSILEMRWSRVTIHEWWRNQQFWVMGGISAHLFALFIGLFKVLVGVNTNMILTKTTITRDNDHDYSELFAIKWTTFLIVPTTLLMLNIIAIVAGVSHAINNGFESWGLLFGKLLFSLWVILHLYPLLRGMMHNNNRTPTIVLVWSILLASFFSVLWVKIDPFLPKSNGPILEECGLDCS, encoded by the exons ATGGAAAGAAACTTGGGCTTAGTTGCAGGTTCTCACAACAGCAATGAATTCATTATCATACGTCAAGATGGTGATTTTCTT AGGGATGAGTGGGAAGGGTTGTGTGGTGAAGTGTGTCAGCTATGTGGAGAAGAAATAGGAGTTACTGAAGATGGTGATCTCTTTGTGGCTTGCAACGAGTGTGCCTTTCCCGTTTGCAGAAACTGTTATCACTATGAACGCAGGGAAGGAACCCAACTCTGCCCACAATGCAAAACCAGATATAAGCGTCTCAAAG GATGTGCGAGAGTTGAAGGTGATGAAGAAGAGGATGATATTGATGATTTGGAGAACGAATTCGAACAAGAGATGCATGTCACTATGCCTCCCGag GATGATGAAACATCTCAAGAACATCATCATAGAGCTTTAGTTCCATCATACATGATGAGTAAAGAGATGATTGGATTGCAATCCCGGGCCATGGATCCTTCGAAGGACCTTGCAGCTTATGGCTATGGAAGTGTTGCATGGAAAGAAAGAATGGAATTGTGGAAGCAAAGGCAACAGAGACTTGAAGAGGctcataatcatcatcaaaATCATGCTTCACCAGATGATGACACTGAATTCTCTCT AATGGACGAAGCAAGACAACcattatcaagaaagatgggaATTCCATCGAGTAAAATGAACCCATACAgaatgatgataataataaggCTGGTGGTTGTTGCTTTCTACTTCCATTATCGAGTTACTCATCCAGTTGAAAATGCATATGCCTTGTGGCTTGTATCAGTCATATGTGAGGTTTGGTTCACTCTTGCTTGGATTCTTCACCAATTCCCTAAATGGTTCCCTGTCCAAAGGGAAACCTACTTGGATCGTCTTTCCTTAAG GTTTGAAAAGGAAGGAGAGGGTTCAGAATCAGAGCTTTCAGCAATTGATATATTTGTTTCAACAGTTGATCCACAAAAGGAGGCACCATTGGTGACAGCAAACACTGTTCTTTCAGTACTGGCTGTGGATTACCCTGCTGATAAGGTTTCTTGTTATGTGTCTGATGATGGAGCTGCAATGTTAACATTTGAGGCCTTATCTGAAACTTCTGAATTTGCAAAGAAATGGGTTCCTTTTTGTAACAAGTTCAATGTTGAGCCTAGAGCACCTGAATCCTATTTTGCTGAGAAAATTAATTACCTTCAAGATAAGGTGCACCCTTCATTTGTCAAAGAGAGAAGAGCAATGAAG AGAGAATACGAGGAGTTTAGAGTTCGAATGAATTGTCTGGTTGCAAAAGCTGGGAAGGTTCCTGAAGAAGGTTGGACAATGCAAGATGGAACCCCATGGCCTGGCAATACTATTCGTGATCACCCCGGAATGATACAG GTTTTTCTAGGAAAAAGCGGGGGACATGACAAGGATGGTAATGAACTACCACGTTTGGTGTATGTTTCAAGAGAAAAACGACCTACTTTCAATCATCACACAAAAGCTGGTGCACTTAATTCATTG GTGAGAGTGTCTGCAGTGCTTTCCAATGCCCCTTTTGTGCTGAACTTGGACTATGATAATTACATTAACAATAGCAAGGCTATAAGAGAAGCCATGTGCTTCATGATGGATCCATTGTTAGGTCAAAGGGTTTGCTTTGTTCAATTCTCTCACAGATTTACTAATAATCATGCTAATGATGATGACTCATATCACAACCAAACAGCTGCTTTTACTGAT GTTAAGATGAAAGGTTTGGATGGTATTCAAGGGCCTACATGCATTGGGGTAGGATGTGTGTTGAGAAGGCAAGCATTGTATGGTTATGATGCtccaagaagaaagaagggtCCAAGAAGAACATGCAACTGCTGGTCAAAGTGTTGTTGCTGCTGCGGATGGTGTTGCAtgggaaagaagaagaagaagaagtgcaACAAAGAGAGCAGCCATAGAAAAGTACATTCTGAAGCATCTATTCATCACAGTGCTCTCAACTCTATTCAACATGTAACTCCAC GAACTGAGGGTGAAATTTCGGGTCCAATAACGGAAGAGAAGTTAGCCAAAAAATTTGGACAATCTCCAATTTTCATTGCATCAACTCAATTGGGTGATGGCGAGGCAGTAAAACATGGCAGTCTCGCTTCTCTACTCACAGAAGCCATACATGTCATTAGTTGTGGCTATGAAGAGAAAACAGAATGGGGGAAAGAG ATTGGATGGATCTATGGATCAGTTACAGAAGATATATTGACAGGGTTTAAAATGCATTGCCATGGATGGAAATCTATATACTGTATTCCTGAGAGAGCTGCATTCAGAGTACTTGGTCCAAGAAACCTTGCAAATTATATGCAACAAGTGTTTGAAAGTGCCCTTGGATCCATTGAAATTTTCATGAGCAAACATTGTCCTCTTTGGCATGGATATGGTGGAGGACTGAAGTGGCTAGAGAGAATTTCTTATGTCAATTCCATGCTCTCTCCCTTCACATCAATTCCTTTGCTGGCATATTGTACTCTGCCTGCTGTTTGCTTGCTTACTGACAAGTTTATTATTCCTCAG CTTAGCAGCATAGCTGGCATGTGGTTCCTATCCCTCTTCATCTGCATCTTCACCACAAGCATTCTAGAGATGAGATGGAGCAGAGTTACAATCCATGAATGGTGGAGAAACCAGCAATTTTGGGTCATGGGAGGAATCTCAGCTCATTTATTTGCTCTCTTCATAGGCCTATTCAAAGTCTTGGTAGGTGTAAACACAAACATGATTCTGACGAAGACGACAATAACAAGGGATAATGATCATGACTATTCTGAATTGTTTGCAATAAAGTGGACAACATTTCTGATTGTTCCAACAACATTGTTGATGTTGAACATAATTGCCATTGTGGCTGGAGTCTCACATGCAATAAACAATGGCTTTGAATCTTGGGGTCTTCTATTTGGAAAGCTCTTGTTTTCATTGTGGGTAATTCTCCACTTGTATCCATTGCTGAGAGGTATGATGCACAATAATAATAGAACTCCCACCATTGTTCTTGTTTGGTCAATCTTGCTTGCATCATTCTTCTCTGTTCTGTGGGTGAAGATAGATCCATTCTTACCCAAGTCAAATGGTCCAATTTTAGAGGAATGTGGATTGGATTGCAGTTAA
- the LOC130955798 gene encoding E3 ubiquitin protein ligase RIN2 isoform X1, with product MAMFFTELYSSETRKLIERLVNYIIYKGTFLPLIVPPTVYQAGLWSTWLTVLCSLKMFQALARDRLERLNASPSVTPWTYLRVYSALLFVFFIDVFWIRFCVSVYRSDPSSLHLLLFFEPLSIAFETLQAILVHGFQFLDIWLPHSACNSSDCQMPKLFNTLTAGVLLEWKGTLIRNFGFFLDMATFLMALGHYLYIWRLHGMAFHLVDAVLFLNIRALLGAIINRIKSFHRLRIALGALNAALPDATDEELRAYDDECAICRESMAKAKRLNCNHLFHLACLRSWLDQGLTEMYTCPTCRKPLFPGRSENETSSNVGGISSDEQLVRNTNAGLDRQNSARNTMPAVLYPNHIPNSADNVPWRGAGLDSGWLHSWPNQGIDGAGPSSTTIRTVGLGRVQMMMRQLTSVGETYAQGAFEDASWGLWPINPSQASSSNPTVSVGERPSGGSGSLHRRSGSQSANDNMANILAMAETVREVLPHIPDDIIFQDLQRTNSVTVTVNNLLQM from the exons ATG GCTATGTTCTTCACGGAGTTGTATTCTTCTGAAACGCGTAAACTAATTGAACGACTcgttaattatattatttataag GGGACATTTCTACCACTGATTGTGCCACCGACAGTATATCAGGCTGGTCTTTGGTCAACATGGTTGACTGTGCTCTGTTCTTTAAAG ATGTTTCAAGCTTTGGCTAGAGATCGTTTGGAGCGGCTGAATGCATCTCCATCTGTGACACCTTGGACATATCTTCGTGTATATTCAGCATTGTTATTCGTTTTCTTCATTGATGTTTTCTG GATAAGGTTTTGTGTGTCGGTATATAGAAGCGATCCATCCTCTCTGCATCTGTTACTATTCTTTGAGCCATTAAGTATTGCTTTTGAGACCCTACAG GCCATTTTGGTGCATGGATTTCAGTTCCTTGACATATGGCTTCCTCATTCAGCTTGCAACAGCAGTGATTGCCAAATGCCTAAATTGTTTAATACACTAACAGCAG GTGTCTTACTGGAATGGAAGGGAACTCTTATTCGGAACTTCGGGTTTTTCCTCGATATGGCAACATTTTTAATGGCACTTGGCCATTACCTGTACATATGGCGTCTTCATGGGATGGCTTTTCATCTAGTAGACGCAGTGTTGTTCCTAAACATACGG GCATTGCTTGGTGCAATTATAAATCGTATAAAAAGCTTCCATAGGTTAAGGATAGCTCTAGGAGCACTTAATGCTGCTCTTCCTGATGCGACAGATGAGGAGTTAAGAGCATACGATGATGAATGCGCTATTTGTAGA GAATCCATGGCTAAGGCAAAAAGGTTAAACTGCAATCACCTTTTCCATCTTGCATGTTTGAGATCTTG GTTGGATCAAGGCCTGACTGAAATGTATACTTGTCCCACATGCCGAAAGCCTCTTTTTCCAGGCCGGTCAGAAAATGAAACAAGCTCCAATGTCGGGGGAATATCTAGTGACGAGCAACTGGTACGCAATACAAATGCAGGACTGGATCGGCAAAACTCTGCTAGAAATACCATGCCTGCAGTATTGTATCCCAATCATATACCAAACTCGGCAGACAATGTCCCTTGGAG GGGTGCAGGACTGGACTCAGGCTGGTTGCATTCTTGGCCAAATCAGGGTATTGATGGAGCTGGTCCATCATCTACAACAATCAGAACGGTTGGATTAGGAAGAGTTCAAATGATGATGAGGCAGCTAACATCTGTGGGAGAAACCTATGCCCAGGGTGCCTTTGAAGATGCTTCCTGGGGCCTCTGGCCTATTAATCCCTCCCAGGCTTCTTCTAGTAATCCTACCGTTTCTGTTGGTGAGAGGCCATCAGGAGGATCAGGTAGCTTACATAGAAGAAGTGGTTCACAATCTGCAAATGATAATATGGCTAATATTCTTGCTATGGCCGAAACTGTTCGGGAGGTTTTACCTCATATTCCAGATGACATAATATTCCAg GACTTGCAGAGAACAAACTCTGTCACAGTTACTGTGAATAATCTTCTTCAAATGTAA
- the LOC130955798 gene encoding E3 ubiquitin protein ligase RIN2 isoform X2, translating to MFFTELYSSETRKLIERLVNYIIYKGTFLPLIVPPTVYQAGLWSTWLTVLCSLKMFQALARDRLERLNASPSVTPWTYLRVYSALLFVFFIDVFWIRFCVSVYRSDPSSLHLLLFFEPLSIAFETLQAILVHGFQFLDIWLPHSACNSSDCQMPKLFNTLTAGVLLEWKGTLIRNFGFFLDMATFLMALGHYLYIWRLHGMAFHLVDAVLFLNIRALLGAIINRIKSFHRLRIALGALNAALPDATDEELRAYDDECAICRESMAKAKRLNCNHLFHLACLRSWLDQGLTEMYTCPTCRKPLFPGRSENETSSNVGGISSDEQLVRNTNAGLDRQNSARNTMPAVLYPNHIPNSADNVPWRGAGLDSGWLHSWPNQGIDGAGPSSTTIRTVGLGRVQMMMRQLTSVGETYAQGAFEDASWGLWPINPSQASSSNPTVSVGERPSGGSGSLHRRSGSQSANDNMANILAMAETVREVLPHIPDDIIFQDLQRTNSVTVTVNNLLQM from the exons ATGTTCTTCACGGAGTTGTATTCTTCTGAAACGCGTAAACTAATTGAACGACTcgttaattatattatttataag GGGACATTTCTACCACTGATTGTGCCACCGACAGTATATCAGGCTGGTCTTTGGTCAACATGGTTGACTGTGCTCTGTTCTTTAAAG ATGTTTCAAGCTTTGGCTAGAGATCGTTTGGAGCGGCTGAATGCATCTCCATCTGTGACACCTTGGACATATCTTCGTGTATATTCAGCATTGTTATTCGTTTTCTTCATTGATGTTTTCTG GATAAGGTTTTGTGTGTCGGTATATAGAAGCGATCCATCCTCTCTGCATCTGTTACTATTCTTTGAGCCATTAAGTATTGCTTTTGAGACCCTACAG GCCATTTTGGTGCATGGATTTCAGTTCCTTGACATATGGCTTCCTCATTCAGCTTGCAACAGCAGTGATTGCCAAATGCCTAAATTGTTTAATACACTAACAGCAG GTGTCTTACTGGAATGGAAGGGAACTCTTATTCGGAACTTCGGGTTTTTCCTCGATATGGCAACATTTTTAATGGCACTTGGCCATTACCTGTACATATGGCGTCTTCATGGGATGGCTTTTCATCTAGTAGACGCAGTGTTGTTCCTAAACATACGG GCATTGCTTGGTGCAATTATAAATCGTATAAAAAGCTTCCATAGGTTAAGGATAGCTCTAGGAGCACTTAATGCTGCTCTTCCTGATGCGACAGATGAGGAGTTAAGAGCATACGATGATGAATGCGCTATTTGTAGA GAATCCATGGCTAAGGCAAAAAGGTTAAACTGCAATCACCTTTTCCATCTTGCATGTTTGAGATCTTG GTTGGATCAAGGCCTGACTGAAATGTATACTTGTCCCACATGCCGAAAGCCTCTTTTTCCAGGCCGGTCAGAAAATGAAACAAGCTCCAATGTCGGGGGAATATCTAGTGACGAGCAACTGGTACGCAATACAAATGCAGGACTGGATCGGCAAAACTCTGCTAGAAATACCATGCCTGCAGTATTGTATCCCAATCATATACCAAACTCGGCAGACAATGTCCCTTGGAG GGGTGCAGGACTGGACTCAGGCTGGTTGCATTCTTGGCCAAATCAGGGTATTGATGGAGCTGGTCCATCATCTACAACAATCAGAACGGTTGGATTAGGAAGAGTTCAAATGATGATGAGGCAGCTAACATCTGTGGGAGAAACCTATGCCCAGGGTGCCTTTGAAGATGCTTCCTGGGGCCTCTGGCCTATTAATCCCTCCCAGGCTTCTTCTAGTAATCCTACCGTTTCTGTTGGTGAGAGGCCATCAGGAGGATCAGGTAGCTTACATAGAAGAAGTGGTTCACAATCTGCAAATGATAATATGGCTAATATTCTTGCTATGGCCGAAACTGTTCGGGAGGTTTTACCTCATATTCCAGATGACATAATATTCCAg GACTTGCAGAGAACAAACTCTGTCACAGTTACTGTGAATAATCTTCTTCAAATGTAA